ATCGTTGGCGTCACCGACCCAACACTCGGATTTTGGGTGGCGGTTCCGTTCGCGATCGTCGCATTTGTTTGCTCCTTCCTGCTGCCCGACGCCGGGGTCCCGACCCGGGAGGGGATGGCCCTTAAACCGTTACTGGCTTGCTCCCTGGGGCTGATCGGGTTCGTGGTGGCGCTCTCCATGGCACCTGAATGGGGCTGGCTGGACGCCCGTACCCTCGTGGCCGGCGTGTTGGGGCTTGTCCTGCTGGCCTTCTGGGCCAAGCGAGACTACAGCAGTGCGGCCGGACAGCGATTCATGGACCTGCGCATGCTGGCCACGCCGCGGATCCGCGCCATTTCCGTGGCAACGTTCTTCTTCGGCTTCGCTTCGATCAGCTACTTCGGCACCAACGGCATCTTCCTGCACTCCAACCCGGACAAAACAGGGTACGGGTTCGCTCTCAGCCCGCTGATGATCGCGATTGTCCTTGCTCTGGCATCCGTACTCTCCTTGGTCGCGTCCCTCCTGACGGCACGGGCGCTCCGGAGATTCGGTGAGCGGGCCACGTTGGTCTTTGCCGGCGTTCTGCTGGCTGGCGGGTTCTTGGTCATGATGCTCGCGCACGATTCCTTCGCCGGATACTGCGTCGGCTTCGCCATGTTCAACCTCAGCTTGGGGATGTACCAAGCGGGCACCCGCTCGCTGTCCGTGGAGGGAGTCCCCTTGGAAGAAACGTCAACGGCCGCTGGGCTCAACGAGTTGGCGTTGTCAGTCGGCATCGCCGTGGGCGCGGCAGTGGTCAAGTTGTTGTCGTCCGCTTCTGTCGCCAACGGACGCATCACCGAAACCGGATTGCTGACCATCTGGGGAGCCCTCGCTGTCGCGGCCCTGATCGCCGCGGCGGCCAGTGCCCGGTACCCGAAGCGCCAGGCCGCAGAGGTGACGGCATGACCGCCGGGCTGGACAGCGGGACTGCAGGCTCCGCCGTCGTGCCCGCCTCCCGGGCGGACGTCCAGGCTGTACTGGAGCGCGAAGTTCAGCGGTGGAAACCGGACATTCTGGACCTTAGCCACGCCATCCACGCCGACCCGGAGCTGGGTAGCCAGGAATTCCGTGCGGTCAAACGGGTCAAGCGGGTGCTCCGAAAGGCCGGGTTCACCTTCGACGAAATACAGCCGGAACAGCCCACCGCGTTCAGTGCGCGCTTCGGATGCGGCCAACTTGTGGTGGCACTCTGCGTTGAATACGATGCGTTGCCGGATATTGGGCACGCCTGTGGACATAACGTCAACGCGGCCAGCGCGGTGGGCGCAGCACTGGCTCTGGCCGCTGTGGCCAAAGAGCTGGACATCACCGTCAAGGTCCTGGGAACTCCCGCGGAAGAGACCACCGGGGGAAAGGTGGACCTGATCGAGGCAGGCTTTCTCGACGACGTTTCACTCGCCATGATGGTCCACGCCGGAGCAGCGGATGTGGTGGGCGGCTCGTCCTTGGCCATGTCCATGTGGGACGTAGTCTTCGAGGGACGCCCTTCGCATGCCGCCGCGGCGCCGTCGGAAGGAGTCAACGCGTTGGACGCGCTGGTGGTGGCCCAGCTGGCCATCGCCCTGTCCCGGCAGCAGCTCCCCGTGGGTTCGATCGTCTCGCTGATCGTCACCGAGGGCGGCAGCGCAGTCAACGTCATTCCCGAGCGCTCCCGGGCAAGTGTGGAAATGCGGGCACCCGGTATTGGGCAATTGCGCCTCATCCAGGACAAGGTCCGGCGCTGCCTCGAAGCCGGTGCCCACGCGAGCGGCTGCACCCTGCAACTGAACTCCCAAGGCAACGACTACGCAGAACTGCTGCAGGATCCGTTCCTGTCCGGGGCATATAAGGAAGCTATGAAGGCCATGGGAAGGGACGTCGTGTTCAACGCCGACCCAGTGGCCTCCACGGACATGGGCAACGTCTCGCAAATCGTGCCATCCATTCATCCGATAGTGGGTTACGACGTCCGGGGCGCTGTCCACCACACCGCCGAGTTCGCCGCGTTCGGCGCCTCTGCGGGTGCCGACAATGCGGTTCTTGATGGATCGTTCGGCATGGCCGCCGCGGCCTGCGCTGCGGCAATGGACGCGGAGCAGCGGAAGCGCCTGCTGGAGAAAGCACCCGGGTAAGCCGAACCAGCGGCAAGCCTGCTGGCCCCGTTCCACAAGGGGGCGGACAATGGAGGCAGCGCGCGGGTCAGCGCGCTCGTAGGGAGAGCCATGGAGAGGGCCAGGCAAACACACCCTCCCGCCGGCCTGGATGAGGCCGTGCGGCGGGATCCTGCGATCGACCTTGTCCGCTTCACATGCCTGCTCCTGGTTGTTGCCGCGCACTGCATGATGGTCAGTCCTGTCCTGCACAAAGACGGCACAGTGGACACGCAGAATGTCCTCATGGACCAAAGCTGGTTCACGCCAGTGCTCTGGGTGCTGATGATCGTCCCGCTTTTCTTCGTGATGGGCGGGGTCACCGGGCTCCAGTCGTGGCGGAGGCTCGCGGCTCGCGGCGGAACGGGCTTCGACTTCGCCCAGCTCCGGCTCCTGCGCCTGGTCCGCCCCGCCATGGCCTTGCTTGCACTGATGTGGGGCGGGCTATGGGTGGCGTTGCTCCTTGGCGTGCACCCCCAGGTCGTTCAGCTCATGACCGCTGGTGCCGCCATGCCCCTGTGGTTCCTCGCGGCATTCCTGACCGCGCAACTGAGCATTCCGCTGATGGCCCGGTTGCATGAAAAGTCGCCGCTGGCGGTTTTCGGTGTTCTGGTGGCAGCGATTATCACGGTTGATTCCCTCCGCGGAGCCATTCCGGTGCTCGCGTTCACCAACATGATTTTCGTTTGGTGCGCGGTCCAGCAACTGGGTTTCCTGATGGCCGACGGCTTCTTTGAGCGACGCAGCCGCACGTGGCTAATGGGCGCAATCGTGACCAGCAACCTCCTGCTGGGTCTCGTTACCGGAGTGGCTGTATATCCGGGAAACATGGTTGTGAACATCAACCCGCCCAACCTCTGCTTGCTTCTCTTGGGCATCTCCCAAACAGCAACGCTCCAGTTGATCCAGCCGGGCCTGCGGTGGGTGGCCAGCGCCCGCTGGGTCCAGGCAGTGATGGCGCTCGCCGGCCGCAGGTCCATGACCATCTATTTGTGGCACCTTCCGCTGCTGGTGGGGTTGTCGGGGATGCTGCTGCTGACCGACCTTCCGATACCCGACGCCGGCACTGCCGACTGGTGGTGGGCGCGGATTCCCGTCTTCGCCGCGGTAGTCGCCTTGCTCGTTCCGGTCGTGTGGCTTTTCGGCCGTCTGGAGGAACGTCCGACGGCGGCCAGCCACGCGCGCGGTCCCTCACGCATCGCTGTGGCGACCGCCGCCGTCGTGGTTTTCGTGCCGGTTGCGGACGCTGCTTTCAACGGCCTGACGCTGGCTCTTCTGGGTGGGGGAGCGGCCTGCTTCGCGCTGGCAGTCCTGCTGCTGGGCAGGGTTCCGACGCCGCCGTTGGCCGAGCCGGACGCGAACGTTACGGAACGGCGTGAGGCCCAGGCGCCCACGTTGCCAGAGCCGGATTTAAGTGCCAATCTCGAACCATGACCGAGTACACGGATTCACTGGCAGAGTCGTTCCGCGCTGGCGTCACTACGGTGCGCAACGACAAATTTCACCGCTATGAGCTTCACGTAGACGGCGAGCTGGCGGTGATCTCCCAGTTCCTCGACAGGCCCGGCCACATCGATTTCATCCACACCGAAACCAAGCCCGGCTTCAACGGACAGGGCTTGGCCAAAGTGCTCGCCCACTTCGCCTTGGATGACGTAGTGGCGTCCGGCAAACGCATCATCCCTCACTGCCCCTATATCGCGGCTTACCTGAAGAAGCACGAAGGCTACGAACAGGACGTCGATTGGCCTGCAGAGAGGCCCACCGGCGACCCCGACAACGAGTAGCGGGGTTATCCGGCCGCTCTGAGGTGGCCGACCGCAGTGAGCTTCACCCGTGCACAGCAGTGGTCGGTGACCTCAGTGTTGCTTCCTGCGCTCCTGGCGCTGACAGTAAGGTTGCTCACCAGGTCTCCACCACTGCGGGCCTCATGCTCGGAGACTGTGTGGCTGAACGAGATGGACCTCATGCCGCCCGCGGGGAGGTCTCCCATGTCGAAAGGCGACGTGATCCCAGTGAAGATGACGTCGCCTTCCGCGGCGCTGGTTTGGCGGCCCGGAATCAGGTTGGTGTCCAACAGGGTGACCGAGTCATCGTTGAGGATGTCAGCGGTGAAAGTTACCACCTGGCCCGCGCGCGCTACCAGGACGTCCGGGGTGTACACCAGGGTCAGGCCGGGAGGGGCGTCAGGGGCTGAAACCTGCAGCGGCGGTGAGTCTGCACCGGGGGTGAAGTCCAAGGCCAGGTTGCTGAGCCGTGACAGCCAAAGCGAAATAGTGGCAATCGGAAGCCCCAACAGCTCCGCCATTTTTTCGGGACAGTAGCCCTCACCCAAGGCCATCATGAATTGGTCATAGATGGTCCGCCGTGCAATCGCTTCCGGCACGCGGAATTCCTCCTGCTTACTGCCTTGTGATTGCCTCCTGCCCTAGCCACGTTATAGCTCGGGGCTAGGCTCCGGCAAGGTGGGCCTGATGTGGGTAGCCGGGCGGCCGGGCGGGGGCCTGGTATCCAGTAGGCCCAAAGGGCCAGTCCTTTCGCGTCCCGCTGAGGGAGACGATGGCGTCGTGCTCGTCGAGTACTGCGAGGCCACGGCACGTACCGCGAACCTGCATGGCGCTGATGATGCTGCCGCCATGCACATGATCGGATTCCGTCACCAGGTAGGAAAAACTGCGCATGACTGACTGGCCCGGCGCCAGGAGGTCGATGCGGAGGTCCCGTTCCACCGGTTCGGACGTGTACGCCAGCATCTCCATTCCCTCATTGGTGAGGGACCTCGGCACCAGGGTGATATCCCGTACATGACTTGAGGAGTCGTTGGTGATCCAGGCGGTAAAAATGACAGTATCGCCGGGGATGGCCACCGGCCGGTCCGCTCCATAGACGAGGACGACGTGACCCGCGTTCTTCTTCCGGGCCAACGGACCGGAGCGGCGCATCGGCAAGGATCGAACGATGGTGTTCTGCTGTGCGAGCAGGTTTTTGTGGGTGGCGCGCATCAGTTTTAGGAAAGGCCGGGGGCGCCTGATATCCATGAGTCCTCGCTTGGCTCCAGGGGATGGGAAGTTCACGCCTAACAAGTAATGCGAGGGCCCGAATCGTGATGCGAAAAACCAAGTTGTCTACAGGGCGGGAGCTGCCGATTCAAGTCACACAGGTTGTGATGGCACACTATTGTTTATGGATCAAGTATTTGCGGGTGGGGCCGGCGGGGCGTCCCCAACTTTCGCGATGGCCTCCGGCAGTGATCCCCAGATCATGGCTTTGGTGCGTGAAGGCGTCACCGAGGCCTTTGATGTGCTCTATCAGCGGCACCTGAAAGTTGCCCAGTACGTGGCCCGGGCGCAGACCGACAACCCAAGTGACGCCGATGACGTCGTTGCTGAGTCGTTCGCCTCCATCTTCCAGTTGCTCAAGGAAGGCAAAGGGCCAAAGGAGTTCTTTCGGTCCTACCTCCTGACCGTCGTCCGGCGCACCGCCCATGACAGGAACCGCAAGGCCCGCCGGATGCCGACCGCTGCCGATGAAGCCATTCTCGATTCCCCCGTGCTGGACAACGACCCCGTCCTCAGCGACCTCGAGTCGAGCATCATGGCCAAGGCGTTCAAATCCCTGCCTGAGCGGTGGCAGGCCGTGCTGTGGCACTTGGACATTGAAGGGCTCAAGCCAGCAGCGGCGGCGCCTTTTGTGGGGCTCACTCCAAATGGTGTCTCTTCATTGGCCATCCGTGCCCGCGAAGGACTACGCCAGGCCTATTTGCAGCAGCACATCAGCCAGACCGTGGACCAGGCATGTGACGAATACGCCAGCCAACTTGGGAAGTATGCGCGGAACGCACTGAAGCGCACCTCGCAGGAAAAGGTCACAGCCCACCTGGAAGGTTGTGCCCAGTGCACCGCGCTGCTGATTGAGCTCAATGATGTCCAGGGCGGCATGCGGACTATCCTGTTCCCTTTGGTCACGGGGATCGCTTTTACCCCTGGCGTGATTGCGGCCATTGGATCCGGAGCTTTGTCCGGGACGGCATCCTCGGGTGCCGGCAGCACCGCAGTGCCCGGCAAGGTGGGACTCCAGTCGGTCAGCAGGGCCTGGCAGCTGGCGGCGTCCATCGTCCTGGGAGCCGCTGCCTTGGCCGGTCTCCTTGTGTGGTTGATGCAGCTCAACGCGGGCTCCCAATCGGCGACCGAAAACAACACGGCCACCATAGTCCCGCCTGTTCACGAAACCTCGGCGCCCAGCACCTCGCCAAGCCCGGGCATCGGGCCGACGTCCACGCCGTCTTCGGAAAGCGCGGCCGTACCGCCGGCCGCAAAGGCGAGCCAGCTGCCCGCCGTCGAGGTTCCACCAACGGAGCGGGCGCGGCAAAGTGCCGTCGTGGTTGACTCCGGGACGGTATTTTCGACGACGGCGCCTGGCATTTCCGCCTCCTCGTCACCGTTGACCCAAACGGTTGATGCGACGTTCGCCGCTGCTGTCGGTCCGACCTCAACGGATCGGGAGCTCCGGGTGGGGTTCTCGCTCCAAGGGGACGGAACCCCCACCACAGGGGAGGTCGTTTTTGCGTTGCCGGACCAGGCGGCCTTTGTGGAGGGAAGGGCGGTGGCTCCCAACGGGTGGTCTTGTGCCACTGACGTGGCAAATACGCGCCAGCTTCGCTGCACCACGGACTCCCTGAATGCCGCCGATCTTTCCTTCACTTTGGGAGTGGACATGCCGCCGGCTGCCGAGGGCGGAACGGTGAGCTATCGGTTCGCTGGCCAGGGCATCGTGCCTAAATCGTTCGCCAACACCGTGCACTAGAAACAACCCAAAAAACTTTTTCAAAAAACCGCGTCACGATTTGAGCTTCCCGCGCACTTTATAGCGGAGCCCATCTGGGCCTCCTGTCGGGAATGCAGAGCGATCTGCATAAAAAGTGAGGATCGGCCGTGAAAACGACTGGCATCCCACCCACGTTGTCGGTACGCCCGAGTCCCCGTGGGTTGGCCAAGGTTACCGCTGGGAGGATTGTTGCGATCCTCCTGGGCGCCTGCCTCGCCCTCGGGGCGGTGGCGGGTATCGCCGTCGCGCCCGTCGAGGCGGCGGCGACGTCTTCGGACGGCCTGACTGCCACGGTGAACCCGGTCAGCATCCCTCCCCGGACTGCGGCAGGAAGCCCGGGATTTACGCTGGCAGCCACGGATACGAATCCGCACGGCGTTGCCTTCACCCACTACACCCTTTCAGGTGTTCCGTCCGGCTGGGACGTCACGGTGAACGGCGTTATCCAAGGGCCGGCGTCGTCCAATCCCGTGATCTACCTCCTCGAAAAGGCGGATGCGCTGGGTGGGGCGGTCCGGATTCTTCCGCCGCTTGGTTTCCGGGGAACCCAAGCCGGCATAGCCTTATCGAGGATCACGGCTACCGCTGAGTTGATCACGGATTTCGACGGCGGAACCTTCAATTACGTCGGAACAGCCAAGCCCCAATTACCTGCTGCCAACACCCAGTACGGCTACCACGACCCCACTACCTTGATGGGTACCGCGCCGTACAAGCAATATGGGCCATTGGACGGGTACTACTCGATCTGGGGGACATCCCGATTCCGTGGGCCGGACGTTTCCTACAACAACCTCTGGGCGGATTTCCGGAGCGTGACCAACCCACTTCCGGATGCAACGTACAGCTCTGCGGCAGCCTGCCAGAACGCTCCCGCAAATTTTGCCGGCATGATGCTTCCGCCAGGGACTCCGGTCACTGACTCGGAGTCCGCAGCAAACGGCAAGTTCATGATTGTCAATGGTTCGAAAGACCTCCCAGTACCCAACAACCTGATTCAAACAACTGTCAGCGTGGCGCCCCATACCTGGTACAACTTCACCGGGTACACGGCGAATTTGAGCTACGACAGCTCGGCCACTGTTGGTGTGCGGTCAGCTTTGTTCGTCGGCGCGCACCCCGGTGATTCGGGCGAGTTGGTGGGAACATCGCCAGCCCTTGCCAAGCAGCCTTCATGTGCCAACTCCGAGACCACATGGTCCTACAACACCGGAATGTGGTTCTCGGGATCGAACACCACCGCGGTCCTGGGAGTCCGCAATTTGAGCGGCGGGGGATTCGGCAACGACCTTGGCGTTGACCAACTCAGCTTCCAGGAAATGGCCACATCAACCTTTGACGCTGTAGTTGAGGTTCCTGATCCTTCTCCAGTTCCGGTTCCGGCGATGGAGTTCTCCAAAGCCGCAGATACCTCGGGCATCCAGCAGCCGCCTGTTGCCGGCGACCGGATCACGTACACGTTCACGTCGAAGAACACGGGCAACGTGAAGCTCACTGGCGTGGACATTGTTGATCCGCTTGCTGGCCTCCCGGCGCTGGCCTTCACCTGGCCGGGCGCCACGGGTGAGCTCCTTCCTGGCCAAACCGTGACCGCGAAGGCTGTTTATGCGATCACCCAAGCGGACATCGACGCCGGACACGTCGCCAGCACTGCAACCACCACCGGGAGTCCGCCCATCGGGCAGGCGGTGAGCAGTAACACCGCCTTGGTCCAGGCGCCGGGCATTGCCTTCAGCAAAACGGCCGATGTTGCAGCGGTGCAGTCACCGGCGAAGGTCGGTGACACGATCACCTACAAGCTGGTGGCCCAGAACACCGGAAATGTCACGTTGACCAACGTCTCCGTGGACGATCCCTCGGCTGGATTGTCTGCGATGACGTACAGCTGGCCAGGTGCCCCCGGGGCGCTCCTTCCGGGTGAAGCCGTCACCGCTACAGCGAGCTATCCGGTAACCCAAACAGATATCGACGCCGGTCACGTCGCCAGCAGTGGAGCAGCCACTGGTACCCCTCCATCCGGCATCCCCGTCACCCCTCCTCCGGGCGAGACCGACACCCCGCTCTCACCGGGTTTCGGTTGGGAGTTCTCCAAAAAGGCCGATGCCTCGGCGATTGGAGATCCCGCCCGGTTGGGTGAGGTGATTGTCTACCACTTCGTTCTTAAGAACACCGGCACTGTCCCCATGGCTGGAGTAAAGGTTAACGACCCGCTGGTGGGCCTCCAGAACCTGGTCTATGCCTGGCCCGGTGTGGCAGGAACCCTG
This Paenarthrobacter sp. GOM3 DNA region includes the following protein-coding sequences:
- a CDS encoding MFS transporter; the encoded protein is MASKTAPPAAATTRKTIAGMILAMALIESLSGVTQGYLNPILPALGPVFEIDDPTINGIFLISNVSFAVLTPIISRLGDSYGYRLVLRWSTGVVTVGVLQMALWPTLWTVTIGVVMLTCVVGFIPLMMGILRVTSPAHTRTGVSVMIGMLMIMVGAGGLLAGIVGVTDPTLGFWVAVPFAIVAFVCSFLLPDAGVPTREGMALKPLLACSLGLIGFVVALSMAPEWGWLDARTLVAGVLGLVLLAFWAKRDYSSAAGQRFMDLRMLATPRIRAISVATFFFGFASISYFGTNGIFLHSNPDKTGYGFALSPLMIAIVLALASVLSLVASLLTARALRRFGERATLVFAGVLLAGGFLVMMLAHDSFAGYCVGFAMFNLSLGMYQAGTRSLSVEGVPLEETSTAAGLNELALSVGIAVGAAVVKLLSSASVANGRITETGLLTIWGALAVAALIAAAASARYPKRQAAEVTA
- a CDS encoding M20 family metallopeptidase, producing the protein MTAGLDSGTAGSAVVPASRADVQAVLEREVQRWKPDILDLSHAIHADPELGSQEFRAVKRVKRVLRKAGFTFDEIQPEQPTAFSARFGCGQLVVALCVEYDALPDIGHACGHNVNAASAVGAALALAAVAKELDITVKVLGTPAEETTGGKVDLIEAGFLDDVSLAMMVHAGAADVVGGSSLAMSMWDVVFEGRPSHAAAAPSEGVNALDALVVAQLAIALSRQQLPVGSIVSLIVTEGGSAVNVIPERSRASVEMRAPGIGQLRLIQDKVRRCLEAGAHASGCTLQLNSQGNDYAELLQDPFLSGAYKEAMKAMGRDVVFNADPVASTDMGNVSQIVPSIHPIVGYDVRGAVHHTAEFAAFGASAGADNAVLDGSFGMAAAACAAAMDAEQRKRLLEKAPG
- a CDS encoding acyltransferase family protein; the encoded protein is MERARQTHPPAGLDEAVRRDPAIDLVRFTCLLLVVAAHCMMVSPVLHKDGTVDTQNVLMDQSWFTPVLWVLMIVPLFFVMGGVTGLQSWRRLAARGGTGFDFAQLRLLRLVRPAMALLALMWGGLWVALLLGVHPQVVQLMTAGAAMPLWFLAAFLTAQLSIPLMARLHEKSPLAVFGVLVAAIITVDSLRGAIPVLAFTNMIFVWCAVQQLGFLMADGFFERRSRTWLMGAIVTSNLLLGLVTGVAVYPGNMVVNINPPNLCLLLLGISQTATLQLIQPGLRWVASARWVQAVMALAGRRSMTIYLWHLPLLVGLSGMLLLTDLPIPDAGTADWWWARIPVFAAVVALLVPVVWLFGRLEERPTAASHARGPSRIAVATAAVVVFVPVADAAFNGLTLALLGGGAACFALAVLLLGRVPTPPLAEPDANVTERREAQAPTLPEPDLSANLEP
- a CDS encoding GNAT family N-acetyltransferase is translated as MTEYTDSLAESFRAGVTTVRNDKFHRYELHVDGELAVISQFLDRPGHIDFIHTETKPGFNGQGLAKVLAHFALDDVVASGKRIIPHCPYIAAYLKKHEGYEQDVDWPAERPTGDPDNE
- a CDS encoding sigma-70 family RNA polymerase sigma factor; translated protein: MDQVFAGGAGGASPTFAMASGSDPQIMALVREGVTEAFDVLYQRHLKVAQYVARAQTDNPSDADDVVAESFASIFQLLKEGKGPKEFFRSYLLTVVRRTAHDRNRKARRMPTAADEAILDSPVLDNDPVLSDLESSIMAKAFKSLPERWQAVLWHLDIEGLKPAAAAPFVGLTPNGVSSLAIRAREGLRQAYLQQHISQTVDQACDEYASQLGKYARNALKRTSQEKVTAHLEGCAQCTALLIELNDVQGGMRTILFPLVTGIAFTPGVIAAIGSGALSGTASSGAGSTAVPGKVGLQSVSRAWQLAASIVLGAAALAGLLVWLMQLNAGSQSATENNTATIVPPVHETSAPSTSPSPGIGPTSTPSSESAAVPPAAKASQLPAVEVPPTERARQSAVVVDSGTVFSTTAPGISASSSPLTQTVDATFAAAVGPTSTDRELRVGFSLQGDGTPTTGEVVFALPDQAAFVEGRAVAPNGWSCATDVANTRQLRCTTDSLNAADLSFTLGVDMPPAAEGGTVSYRFAGQGIVPKSFANTVH
- a CDS encoding DUF7507 domain-containing protein; translated protein: MKTTGIPPTLSVRPSPRGLAKVTAGRIVAILLGACLALGAVAGIAVAPVEAAATSSDGLTATVNPVSIPPRTAAGSPGFTLAATDTNPHGVAFTHYTLSGVPSGWDVTVNGVIQGPASSNPVIYLLEKADALGGAVRILPPLGFRGTQAGIALSRITATAELITDFDGGTFNYVGTAKPQLPAANTQYGYHDPTTLMGTAPYKQYGPLDGYYSIWGTSRFRGPDVSYNNLWADFRSVTNPLPDATYSSAAACQNAPANFAGMMLPPGTPVTDSESAANGKFMIVNGSKDLPVPNNLIQTTVSVAPHTWYNFTGYTANLSYDSSATVGVRSALFVGAHPGDSGELVGTSPALAKQPSCANSETTWSYNTGMWFSGSNTTAVLGVRNLSGGGFGNDLGVDQLSFQEMATSTFDAVVEVPDPSPVPVPAMEFSKAADTSGIQQPPVAGDRITYTFTSKNTGNVKLTGVDIVDPLAGLPALAFTWPGATGELLPGQTVTAKAVYAITQADIDAGHVASTATTTGSPPIGQAVSSNTALVQAPGIAFSKTADVAAVQSPAKVGDTITYKLVAQNTGNVTLTNVSVDDPSAGLSAMTYSWPGAPGALLPGEAVTATASYPVTQTDIDAGHVASSGAATGTPPSGIPVTPPPGETDTPLSPGFGWEFSKKADASAIGDPARLGEVIVYHFVLKNTGTVPMAGVKVNDPLVGLQNLVYAWPGVAGTLLPGETMTATADYAITEADIKAGKVANTATATGTPPMGPSVTTPPAHVVVIFPPVDSADAERATPAPPAASGGVDQFPSGPPVTAPPASGAVTSPPEVPGQPGGALASTGVVLTVLPISLLAFGSGLFLFLSGRRRRSGA